One Primulina tabacum isolate GXHZ01 chromosome 10, ASM2559414v2, whole genome shotgun sequence DNA segment encodes these proteins:
- the LOC142504846 gene encoding vanillin synthase, giving the protein MAGIAQLIAGVLILCAAGVISGSDLFVEENPIRQVVDGLHELENSILRVVGNSRHAFSFARFAHRYRKRYEDAEEIQKRFQIFVENLKMIRSHNRKGLSYTMGVNEFTDLTWEEFRKHRLGASQNCSATTRGNHKLTNVILPESKDWRENGIVSPVKNQGHCGSCWTFSTTGALEAAYSQAFGKGISLSEQQLVDCAGKFNNFGCNGGLPSQAFEYIKYNGGLETEDSYPYTGLDGSCKYSSENAVVKVVDSVNITLGAEDELKQAVAFVRPVSVAFEVVNGFRAYNGGVYTSTSCGHSPTDVNHAVLAVGYGVEDGIPYWLIKNSWGADWGDNGYFKMEMGKNMCGVATCASYPVVA; this is encoded by the exons atgGCTGGAATCGCGCAGCTCATTGCCGGTGTTCTTATCCTCTGCGCCGCCGGCGTCATATCCGGATCGGACCTCTTTGTGGAGGAGAATCCGATCAGGCAAGTTGTCGACGGTTTGCACGAGCTCGAAAACTCGATCCTCCGAGTCGTCGGAAACTCTCGCCATGCCTTCTCGTTTGCTCGCTTTGCTCACag gTACCGGAAGAGGTATGAGGATGCTGAGGAGATTCAGAAGAGGTTCCAGATATTTGTGGAGAATTTGAAGATGATCAGATCGCATAACAGGAAGGGACTCTCGTACACTATGGGAGTCAATG AGTTCACTGACTTGACTTGGGAGGAGTTCCGTAAGCATAGGTTGGGAGCCTCTCAAAACTGCTCCGCTACCACAAGGGGCAATCACAAGCTCACAAATGTCATCCTTCCAGAATCG AAAGATTGGAGGGAAAATGGCATTGTTAGCCCTGTAAAAAACCAAGGTCATTGTGGATCCTGCTGGACATTCAG CACAACTGGAGCGCTTGAAGCAGCATATTCTCAAGCATTTGGAAAGGGTATTTCTCTGTCCGAGCAACAGCTTGTGGATTGTGCAGGAAAGTTTAATAACTTTGGATGCAACGGGGGTTTGCCCTCACAAGCTTTCGAATACATCAAATACAATGGTGGGCTTGAGACTGAGGATTCATATCCGTATACTGGACTTGATGGATCGTGTAAATATTCATCTGAAAATGCTGTTGTCAAAGTAGTTGATTCTGTCAATATTACCCTG GGTGCTGAAGATGAGCTTAAACAAGCAGTAGCATTTGTTCGGCCAGTAAGTGTGGCTTTCGAGGTGGTTAATGGTTTTAGAGCGTACAATGGGGGAGTTTACACCAGCACTTCATGTGGCCACTCTCCAACG GATGTGAATCATGCTGTTCTCGCTGTTGGTTATGGAGTTGAGGATGGAATCCCCTACTGGCTCATTAAGAACTCATGGGGAGCTGATTGGGGTGACAATGGTTACTTTAAAATGGAGATGGGCAAGAACATGTGTG GTGTCGCCACTTGTGCATCATACCCCGTGGTTGCTTAA